A region of the Bdellovibrio sp. ArHS genome:
TGGCAAGTCTGTCAGAGTGAACGTAAGTATCATAATACCCGCTGCGTTTCACCATGACGATGCCATTGGCATAAACTTCAGCCGCGACGGCTTGGGACCCATTATAAAAAATCGCGTCCCCCTGGCAGATGCGATTGTTTTTTTCGCATCTCACTGCCGGTGACACTTGATCGGAGGTTGGATAAGCATCGTAATATCCCGAGCGTTTAAAACGGATAATACCTTTGAAAACTTTTTCCGCTACGCCCGAACTATTACTGTAGTAAACCCGGTCCCCTTGGCAGATCCCACGGTCACACTTGACCTCTGGCGCCAATGAATCTTCATGCGGGAATGAATTGTAGTAGCCATCTCTTGCGATGAGAGCATGCCCATTTGCATAAGCGGCCTTAACTAAGCCTTGAGACCCAGAATAATGAACGTGCATACCCTTACAAATGCCTTTTTTGGGAGTACAATTTACTTCTGCGGCAATAAGGCCTACATCGACGACAGTGTCATAGTACTCTGGACGAGAAAGCACCGCTTTTTTAACATCGAAAATAGCTTTAATCTTACCTGCCGAGGATGAATAAATGACATTGCTGCCTTTGCAGATAGAGCCCAAGCAGTCTACTTCCTTGCCGATAGAATCTGCATCAACAAAAGAGTCGTAATATCCTTCACGAACGACCAGCACTTTGCCATTGGTAAAGACTTCTTTTGCCTTTCCCATGCCACCAGAAACCAGGACTACATCCTTCACACAAATACGTCCTTTAGAGGTGCATCTTACCGATTTTGCAAGCTGATCCAACGAAACCGTCGTGTCATAGTACCCTTCGCGCTTCAAGTTCACTTTTCCATTCGAATAGACACCCAGGACGACCCCAACAGAGTTATTATAATAAACACGGTCGCCTGTGCTGATGATATAGTCTGACTCCGATGGTTGGTACGGCTGTGGACGAGACTCCTCTGCCTTCGGCGGCGTTACCGGCGGTGGCGGTGGCACCGGTCGCGAAGGCTGAATAGGCGCTGCGATCGAACGCAGCTTCATTACCGGCACGTCTCTATCCGCGATCGCAGTTAAAAGCATATTCGCCTCAGCACCGTAAGATTCTGCGACCACTTCGATCGCTGCGACACGGTCACTTTGGTTCAAACTTTCAGAAGAAACCACGGCACCCGCTTCAAGAACGGCCGAGTTTTTTAAACTTTTTACGTCTACACGCAAGCCTGTATCCGTGATTAGAGTCATACCGTGCACTTTTAGTTTTTGTGCGGTCACTCGCAGATCTACTCTGACTAAAGACAGTGCTTGCCTTAGATCGACGGTATAAATTGTTCCATTGGACTTTCTAGAAATGGAGTTGATCGAAACGGAACCGGCAAGCAGATTCGCCACCGGCGCGGCCGTGACCGGTGTCTCCGATGCAACCACCGGGGCCGGGGTTTGGTTGACAACGGTCTCTTCCTCAAAACTAGGAAGATCTTCAATGCCTGAGGCTTGTGCCAAGTGCGACGTCATTAAAGACACCGCCATTAGCGCTTTCGTAAACGCTTTCATAGTATTTCTCCGACTTTATGATTTACGTGCATTATTTAGAGTCGGACCAGTTGCCCCAAGAATTACAGCCAGCCCAAATTCCGAAGCGAAACAATCCAAAGATCATGCCTGACAGGGAAAACTCTGAAAGTGAGGTAATTTTGTTTAGAAACACGAGAAGGTGTTTAAAGAATCCACAGACACCAAAAAAGGGACACAAATAGCGTCACTTGCTCTCGAAGAGATCCGTGACGACAGAGAAGTCATGAAGAATTAGATCGCGATCAAATCACCCGCTTTGCCAAGGTCATTGGTCATCGTTTGATTATGTTGAACAAGCTCTGAACACATCGCAAGTCCGCTCTGGCATTCTGATTCAAGGTTTTTAAGACTTTTTTTAAACGTCTCTGTGAGAGCTTCCATCTCCTGCAGTCGGGCACTCAAAGATTCCGACTTGCTTCCCGTCCGCGCCATTTCAATCTTTCCAACGACATGAATGACACCCATGCCATTGGTCACTTTGGCAAGAGCTTCGATCGAGGACAAAAGCAACTTGTTCGCCTGAATAAGCTCCTTGGAAGTTGTTGTCACTTTATTAAAGTTAGCACCAATGAGGTCCATCAAAAGCGAACTATTAAAGAACAATAGTTTTTCCCGAGCTTCCGTCGACTCACCCGCCGCATCGTTCTTTTGAAAATGCTCGTCCATTAAATGCTTCATCATCTCGATCTGAAAACGAGACGTCGCAATGGAGCTGTACATCGCAAAAACAGATTTTTCGTAATTCTGAAAGATCTCTTCGAAATTGGCGGAAATCGTGGCGATTTCTTCCGTCAGCCTTTCAAGATTGTTCGAGACAACACTTAAAGGCTTCCCCGCATCACCCAGCTTTGCCGAGGAAATTGTCAAATTCACTGTGACAAATTTGACGTCACGACAGGTTTTTACGATAGCCCGAGACTCTTGGACCAGGTCATTCATCTTAACGAACATCTGCCGTGTTTTTGCAAAGGACTGCCTGGTCGCAGTCAAACATTTATCCACCAGCTGCGCAAACTCGTTTATATTTCCCTGTGCTGATTTTGCTTTCCGCAGAGCGTGCCCGATACGCTCCTTTAACAAAGAATCCCGGGAAACAATTTCTTCCACCAGAGCCTGTTTCATGAAATCGTCGTAACTGGCAAAACCAAATCCACGAAGCGCCTGCTGAATCAAAGCCACAC
Encoded here:
- a CDS encoding beta-sandwich domain-containing protein; this encodes MKAFTKALMAVSLMTSHLAQASGIEDLPSFEEETVVNQTPAPVVASETPVTAAPVANLLAGSVSINSISRKSNGTIYTVDLRQALSLVRVDLRVTAQKLKVHGMTLITDTGLRVDVKSLKNSAVLEAGAVVSSESLNQSDRVAAIEVVAESYGAEANMLLTAIADRDVPVMKLRSIAAPIQPSRPVPPPPPVTPPKAEESRPQPYQPSESDYIISTGDRVYYNNSVGVVLGVYSNGKVNLKREGYYDTTVSLDQLAKSVRCTSKGRICVKDVVLVSGGMGKAKEVFTNGKVLVVREGYYDSFVDADSIGKEVDCLGSICKGSNVIYSSSAGKIKAIFDVKKAVLSRPEYYDTVVDVGLIAAEVNCTPKKGICKGMHVHYSGSQGLVKAAYANGHALIARDGYYNSFPHEDSLAPEVKCDRGICQGDRVYYSNSSGVAEKVFKGIIRFKRSGYYDAYPTSDQVSPAVRCEKNNRICQGDAIFYNGSQAVAAEVYANGIVMVKRSGYYDTYVHSDRLAKRVR
- a CDS encoding PAS domain-containing protein, whose translation is MSEQESAFDLQELFFSKTDQKGIIESGNAVFVRVSEYTEEELLRRPHNIIRHEDMPRSVFKLFWTFLKEGKPIAAYVKNRSKNGKYYWVFAMAFPMRDGYLSIRLKPTSVYFAKVQELYKQVLAQEADGATLEEGVALIQQALRGFGFASYDDFMKQALVEEIVSRDSLLKERIGHALRKAKSAQGNINEFAQLVDKCLTATRQSFAKTRQMFVKMNDLVQESRAIVKTCRDVKFVTVNLTISSAKLGDAGKPLSVVSNNLERLTEEIATISANFEEIFQNYEKSVFAMYSSIATSRFQIEMMKHLMDEHFQKNDAAGESTEAREKLLFFNSSLLMDLIGANFNKVTTTSKELIQANKLLLSSIEALAKVTNGMGVIHVVGKIEMARTGSKSESLSARLQEMEALTETFKKSLKNLESECQSGLAMCSELVQHNQTMTNDLGKAGDLIAI